Proteins co-encoded in one Amia ocellicauda isolate fAmiCal2 chromosome 11, fAmiCal2.hap1, whole genome shotgun sequence genomic window:
- the LOC136763479 gene encoding protocadherin beta-16-like, producing the protein MKSRCLKWQVQMCIVFCIISTGLAQIRYSIPEEMKRGLFIGDIGKDLGIDLKRLITGKARLVIDGSQQYVQLDRDKGHLVVKERIDREQLCAQKSPCSFSLEVVLENPLELYAVTVEVHDINDNAPVFSEKEIRLEISESVPIGTHFLLDSAMDLDVGINSLQSYTLKPAHNFVLKQHNRPDGSKCAEMVLQTPLDREKQGEHALTLIAVDGGNPQRSGTIQVHIIVLDANDNAPVFSQPVYKASVVENSLKGTLVTTVNAVDADEGFNGNVTYAFTHVEESIRQTFQLDSKTGDIRVSSNIDYEKVQQYEINLQAKDPWGLTGSSKLIIEITDVNDNGPVITLTSFSSPISEDSTPGTVIALISVQDLDSGRNGQVSLFVDQNLPFKIKSSLRNYYTLVTHTVLDREQISKYNITITATDEGLPSLTSEKTVLLEISDVNDNAPRFDQNEYRTHVVENNSPGISILTLRATDADWGPNARISYRLLNDEITGISISSYISVNSDNGVVYAVRSFDYEHTKEFNIKVSAQDGGSPPLSTNVTVIICIQDQNDNSPQILYPVQSGVSLVAEMVARSADVGYLVTKVVAVDADSGQNAWLSYKLLKATDRALFEVGSQNGEIRTSRQVSDKDAVKQRLVVVVEDNGQPSRSATVNVNVAVADSFPEVLSEFSDFTHDKDYNDSLTFYLVLSLAVVSFLFIVSVIVLVSVKVYRWRQSRLFYKSNGNLPVIPSAYYPPRYADVGATGTLQHVYNYEVCMTTDSRKSDVRYVRPSSQNILITDPSSTETMQHTQKANNILEDADPDIEVSLCFNYLVFIFP; encoded by the coding sequence ATGAAAAGCCGATGTTTAAAATGGCAAGTACAAATGtgcattgttttttgtattatatccACTGGGTTAGCGCAGATTCGTTATTCCATCCCAGAGGAAATGAAACGGGGGTTGTTTATAGGCGATATTGGAAAGGACTTGGGGATAGATCTGAAAAGACTGATTACTGGGAAAGCGCGTCTTGTTATCGACGGTAGCCAGCAGTATGTTCAGCTTGACAGGGACAAAGGACACTTGGTAGTTAAAGAGAGGATTGACAGGGAGCAGTTGTGTGCTCAGAAATCTCCGTGCAGCTTCAGTCTGGAGGTTGTTCTAGAAAATCCTCTGGAATTATATGCTGTTACTGTCGAGGTCCATGACATAAATGACAATGCGCCTGTTTTTTCGGAAAAGGAAATTAGGTTAGAAATCAGTGAATCCGTACCAATAGGGACGCATTTTTTATTAGACAGCGCCATGGATCTCGACGTGGGTATTAATTCTCTGCAAAGCTACACGCTTAAACCTGCgcacaattttgttttaaaacagcaCAACCGACCCGATGGCAGCAAGTGTGCAGAGATGGTGCTGCAGACACCTCTAGACAGAGAAAAACAAGGCGAGCATGCCCTCACTTTAATTGCGGTGGATGGTGGCAATCCGCAGAGATCCGGTACAATTCAAGTACACATCATAGTGTTGGATGCTAACGACAATGCGCCTGTCTTTAGCCAACCAGTGTACAAGGCTAGCGTTGTTGAAAACTCGTTAAAGGGCACGCTAGTTACAACAGTGAATGCAGTTGATGCTGATGAAGGATTTAATGGCAATGTTACTTATGCTTTTACCCACGTCGAAGAAAGCATCCGTCAGACGTTTCAGTTGGACTCAAAAACTGGTGATATAAGAGTGTCATCCAACATCGACTACGAGAAGGTACAACAGTATGAAATCAATCTCCAAGCAAAAGATCCATGGGGTCTTACCGGTTCCAGTAAACTGATTATTGAAATAACAGACGTTAACGATAACGGCCCGGTGATAACTTTGACTTCGTTCTCTAGTCCAATTTCTGAAGACTCGACCCCGGGTACAGTCATAGCGCTGATCAGTGTCCAGGATCTAGACTCGGGGAGAAACGGTCAAGTCAGCTTATTCGTCGATCAAAATCTTCCATTCAAAATCAAGTCTTCGTTGAGAAACTACTACACACTAGTAACTCACACAGTTTTAGACAGAGaacaaatttcaaaatataacattacaattactgCTACCGATGAGGGCTTGCCATCTCTGACTAGTGAAAAGACGGTTCTCCTGGAGATATCCGATGTTAACGATAATGCACCTCGTTTCGATCAAAATGAATATAGGACACATGTTGTTGAAAATAATTCGCCTGGAATATCTATCCTCACATTGCGAGCGACAGATGCGGATTGGGGTCCAAACGCTCGCATTTCATATCGTCTTTTAAATGATGAGATAACAGGGATATCGATTTCGTCATATATTTCTGTCAATTCAGATAATGGGGTGGTTTACGCAGTGCGATCGTTTGATTATGAACATACGAAAGAATTTAATATTAAAGTCAGCGCACAAGATGGGGGTTCCCCACCTCTGAGCACCAACGTGACAGTTATAATATGTATCCAAGACCAGAATGACAATTCCCCTCAGATCCTCTATCCGGTGCAGAGCGGGGTCTCTCTGGTGGCTGAAATGGTGGCTCGTTCAGCAGATGTTGGCTATCTCGTCACTAAAGTGGTGGCTGTGGATGCGGACTCTGGACAGAATGCCTGGCTCTCATATAAACTGCTCAAAGCCACAGACAGGGCGCTGTTTGAAGTGGGCTCACAGAATGGAGAGATCCGCACTTCACGGCAGGTGTCTGATAAAGATGCTGTGAAACAAAGGCTGGTTGTGGTGGTGGAGGACAATGGGCAGCCCTCTCGCTCAGCTACAGTCAATGTGAACGTGGCGGTGGCGGACAGCTTCCCAGAAGTGCTCTCGGAGTTCAGCGACTTTACGCACGACAAGGACTACAATGACAGCCTGACTTTCTATTTAGTTTTGTCTCTGGCTGTGGTGTCCTTTCTCTTTATTGTGTCTGTCATAGTGTTGGTGTCAGTGAAGGTCTACAGATGGAGACAGTCTCGTCTGTTCTATAAATCCAATGGGAATCTCCCTGTTATTCCCAGCGCGTATTATCCGCCCCGTTACGCAGACGTTGGCGCTACAGGAACTCTACAGCACGTCTATAACTATGAGGTGTGCATGACCACAGACTCCAGAAAGAGTGATGTGCGGTACGTCAGACCTAGCAGCCAGAACATTTTAATAACGGACCCCAGTTCTACAGAGACGATGCAACACACTCAGAAGGCAAATAACATATTAGAAGATGCTGATCCTGATATAGAGGTGagcctttgttttaattatttagtatttatttttccttga